Proteins from a genomic interval of Acidobacteriota bacterium:
- a CDS encoding BrnA antitoxin family protein: MKKEYDFSKGRRGPVIRQRNKTRITIHLDDDVLEAFRARADAEGRGYQTMINEALRDHLGRRAGHVSAETIRRIVREELRKTG, translated from the coding sequence ATGAAGAAGGAGTACGACTTCAGCAAGGGGCGCCGGGGCCCGGTCATTCGCCAGCGGAACAAGACGCGCATCACGATTCACCTCGACGACGACGTACTCGAGGCGTTTCGCGCTCGCGCCGACGCAGAAGGGCGAGGGTACCAGACCATGATCAATGAGGCGCTGCGGGATCATCTGGGTCGCCGAGCCGGGCACGTCAGCGCCGAGACGATCCGGCGTATTGTTCGCGAAGAGCTCCGTAAGACGGGTTGA
- a CDS encoding type II toxin-antitoxin system RelE/ParE family toxin, producing MIKTFADRRTRDLFTTGAARRFPPDVAGRAARKLEYVDLATRLDDLKVPPGNRLHALKDDRQGQHAIAVNDQWRICFRFVDGDAYDVEVCDYHQT from the coding sequence ATGATCAAGACCTTCGCGGACAGGCGAACCCGAGACCTGTTCACGACGGGAGCCGCCAGGCGGTTTCCCCCAGACGTGGCTGGGCGGGCCGCACGCAAACTGGAATACGTCGACCTGGCCACGAGATTGGATGACTTGAAGGTGCCGCCTGGCAATCGGCTCCATGCGCTCAAGGACGACCGCCAAGGTCAACACGCGATCGCGGTGAACGATCAGTGGCGCATCTGCTTCCGTTTCGTCGACGGCGACGCGTATGACGTCGAGGTCTGCGATTATCACCAGACGTGA
- a CDS encoding HigA family addiction module antidote protein: protein MSIPNTRQMKRRPTHPGEMLREDFMPDYGLTVAGLAKSAGVSRQSINELLRGRRAVSPEMALRLSCLFGNSAEFWLNAQRAVDLWDAAQAIGRDMLRIKPLRVA from the coding sequence GTGAGCATCCCCAACACGCGACAGATGAAGCGTCGGCCAACTCATCCAGGTGAGATGCTCCGCGAGGATTTCATGCCCGACTACGGACTGACTGTGGCCGGTCTTGCGAAGTCCGCCGGGGTGTCACGCCAGTCGATCAACGAACTTCTGCGAGGAAGGCGCGCAGTCAGTCCCGAGATGGCGCTCCGTCTGTCCTGTCTCTTTGGCAACTCTGCGGAGTTCTGGCTGAATGCGCAGCGTGCGGTCGATCTGTGGGATGCGGCGCAGGCCATTGGCCGAGACATGCTGCGAATCAAGCCCTTACGTGTCGCATGA
- a CDS encoding glycoside hydrolase family 127 protein, which produces MRQGKTYLNAWAGIGERPRPQRRRGIPPQTPPPAEAGPPAAIAWSQRSGPGTVTFADPRAAVTTATFSAPGEYVVQVTADNGVSKAVSTLTVRVELPPPPVALEPVVTRAYAVSGTFWPSRMKALITSWIPYCVDQLNRTDIPAGRGDGGIDNFVEAARALRGEPHAAHKGYIFSNAWVHQTVEAICLALMIDPQGDRDIIAAQEKMRATLEDWIPKILAGQEPDGYMQTAFTLRHAPRAEQPAAGGRAPWTERWAASHRGNHEGYVAGYFLEAAINHHVMTDGKDLRLYNAAKKLADCWADHIGPAPKQEWFDGHQQMEQGLVRFGRFVNEVERKPGAAAGPGDRYIALAKFLLDCRKGGTEYDQSHVPVQQQYEAVGHAVRAVYSYSGMADVAVETHDVDYQSAVRSIWDNLVHRKYYLTGGVGSGETSEGFGPDYSLRNNAYCESCSSCGEIFFQWKLHLAYHEARYADLYEQTMYNALYGSLDLAGRHFYYDNPLDANTARYPWHNCPCCVGNIPRTLLMLPTWAYSKSADAVHVNLFAGSRIGLGPVAGTDVEMVQETNYPWDGAVRITVNPKAPATFAVRIRSPRRDVSTLYTATPSGDGLTRLAVNGEAVTAAETLGYVEVERRWKAGDTIELTLPMPVQRVHGSDRIVSGDDRPSPVKDRVALRRGPL; this is translated from the coding sequence ATGCGGCAGGGCAAGACCTACCTGAACGCCTGGGCCGGCATCGGTGAGCGGCCGCGTCCGCAGCGGAGGCGGGGCATCCCGCCCCAGACCCCGCCACCGGCCGAGGCGGGCCCGCCGGCGGCCATCGCATGGAGCCAGCGGTCCGGCCCAGGGACGGTGACGTTCGCCGATCCCAGGGCCGCCGTCACCACCGCCACCTTCTCCGCGCCGGGCGAGTACGTCGTCCAGGTGACGGCCGACAACGGCGTGTCGAAGGCCGTCTCGACACTCACCGTCAGGGTCGAGTTGCCGCCCCCGCCCGTTGCGCTCGAGCCGGTCGTCACCCGCGCCTACGCGGTGTCGGGCACGTTCTGGCCCTCGCGGATGAAGGCGCTCATCACGTCGTGGATCCCGTACTGCGTCGATCAGCTCAATCGCACCGACATCCCCGCGGGGAGGGGTGATGGCGGCATCGACAACTTCGTCGAAGCGGCCAGGGCGCTGCGAGGCGAGCCCCACGCCGCGCACAAGGGCTACATCTTCTCGAACGCCTGGGTGCACCAGACCGTCGAGGCGATCTGCCTGGCGCTGATGATCGATCCGCAGGGCGATCGGGACATCATCGCGGCGCAGGAGAAGATGCGCGCGACGCTCGAGGACTGGATCCCGAAGATCCTCGCCGGGCAGGAGCCCGACGGCTACATGCAGACGGCGTTCACGCTGCGCCACGCGCCGCGCGCCGAGCAGCCGGCGGCGGGCGGGCGCGCGCCGTGGACCGAGCGCTGGGCGGCGTCGCACCGCGGCAACCACGAGGGGTACGTCGCCGGCTATTTCCTCGAGGCGGCCATCAACCACCACGTGATGACCGACGGCAAGGACCTCCGGCTCTACAACGCGGCGAAGAAGCTGGCCGACTGCTGGGCCGACCACATCGGCCCCGCGCCGAAGCAGGAGTGGTTCGACGGCCACCAGCAGATGGAGCAGGGCCTGGTCCGCTTCGGCCGCTTCGTGAACGAGGTCGAGCGAAAGCCGGGCGCGGCGGCGGGGCCAGGCGACCGGTACATCGCGCTCGCGAAGTTCCTGCTCGACTGCCGGAAGGGCGGGACCGAGTACGACCAGAGCCACGTGCCGGTCCAGCAGCAGTACGAGGCGGTGGGCCACGCCGTGCGCGCGGTCTACAGCTACTCGGGCATGGCCGACGTCGCCGTCGAGACCCACGACGTCGACTACCAGAGCGCGGTCAGGTCGATCTGGGACAACCTGGTCCACCGGAAGTACTACCTGACGGGCGGGGTGGGCAGCGGCGAGACGTCGGAGGGGTTCGGGCCCGACTACTCGCTGCGCAACAATGCCTACTGCGAGTCGTGCTCGAGCTGCGGCGAGATCTTCTTCCAGTGGAAGCTGCACCTCGCCTACCACGAGGCCCGGTACGCGGACCTGTACGAGCAGACGATGTACAACGCGCTTTACGGGTCGCTGGATCTCGCGGGCCGGCACTTCTACTACGACAATCCGCTCGACGCGAACACGGCGCGGTACCCGTGGCACAACTGCCCGTGCTGTGTCGGCAACATCCCGCGCACGCTGCTCATGCTGCCCACCTGGGCCTACTCGAAGTCGGCCGACGCGGTGCACGTGAACCTCTTCGCCGGCAGCCGGATCGGCCTGGGCCCCGTGGCCGGCACGGACGTCGAGATGGTCCAGGAGACGAACTACCCGTGGGACGGCGCGGTGAGGATCACGGTGAACCCGAAGGCGCCGGCGACCTTCGCCGTGCGGATCCGGTCGCCGAGGCGCGACGTCAGCACCCTCTACACGGCGACACCGAGCGGCGACGGCCTCACCCGCCTCGCCGTCAACGGCGAGGCCGTCACGGCCGCCGAGACGCTCGGCTACGTCGAGGTCGAGCGCCGCTGGAAGGCGGGCGACACCATCGAGCTCACGCTGCCGATGCCGGTCCAGCGCGTGCACGGCAGCGACAGGATCGTCTCCGGAGACGACCGGCCGTCGCCGGTGAAGGACAGGGTGGCCCTGCGGCGCGGGCCGCTCG
- a CDS encoding type II toxin-antitoxin system VapC family toxin — translation MRHERGVLDTSTVILLTRIQDERLLPVEPLITTVTLAELSVGPLVATTDEERAARQSHVQQAESDFDPLPFDVPAARAVGRVALALRKSGRAVKPRAYDVMIAATALANGLPLYTCNPKDFTGIDGLTVVSVPVPRLPAPVETVSQRKPRPKR, via the coding sequence GTGCGTCACGAACGTGGCGTACTCGACACGAGCACGGTGATTCTCCTGACGCGGATCCAGGATGAGCGTCTCCTTCCAGTAGAGCCGCTCATCACGACGGTCACCCTCGCCGAGCTCTCCGTCGGACCTCTCGTGGCGACAACCGACGAGGAACGCGCGGCGCGCCAATCGCACGTGCAGCAGGCCGAGTCGGACTTCGATCCGCTTCCCTTCGACGTTCCCGCGGCAAGGGCCGTTGGTCGCGTTGCGCTCGCACTGCGAAAGAGCGGGCGGGCCGTGAAACCGCGTGCCTATGACGTCATGATCGCGGCGACCGCACTCGCGAACGGATTGCCCTTGTACACATGCAACCCGAAAGACTTCACGGGCATCGACGGGTTGACCGTCGTGTCCGTTCCGGTCCCACGTCTCCCCGCTCCCGTCGAGACGGTGTCCCAGCGCAAGCCGAGACCGAAGAGGTGA
- a CDS encoding type II toxin-antitoxin system prevent-host-death family antitoxin, whose product MAEVTVRELRNDGGRVLDRVERGESVTVTRDGRAVAELRPLSRRPLRASALLSRWRRLTHVDAARLKADIDATLDASL is encoded by the coding sequence ATGGCCGAAGTCACAGTCCGCGAATTGCGCAACGACGGTGGCCGTGTCCTCGATCGCGTCGAGCGAGGCGAATCCGTGACGGTGACTCGCGATGGGCGCGCGGTCGCCGAGCTCAGGCCCCTATCGCGACGACCGCTCCGCGCGTCTGCGTTGCTGAGCCGGTGGCGGCGGCTGACCCACGTGGACGCCGCGCGGCTGAAGGCCGACATCGACGCGACGCTGGATGCATCGCTGTGA
- a CDS encoding BrnA antitoxin family protein: MRRAGRPPLGTEPRQLIAIRVDPRVLESFRKEARRRRVGYQTLINEVLAEHTRKDVA, encoded by the coding sequence ATGCGCCGTGCAGGTCGGCCGCCGCTTGGGACAGAACCCCGTCAACTGATCGCCATCCGCGTCGATCCGAGGGTTCTGGAGTCGTTTCGCAAGGAGGCACGTCGGCGGCGGGTCGGCTACCAGACACTCATCAACGAAGTGCTGGCGGAGCACACGCGCAAGGACGTCGCGTAA
- a CDS encoding BrnT family toxin, with protein MFEWDPRKAEANAVKHGVAFDAAVTVFLDPDALDGPDLEHSSAESRFRRLGRAADGQVLIVAYTLRRSGDVETIRIISARRASRRERAAYAARN; from the coding sequence GTGTTCGAGTGGGACCCGCGGAAGGCCGAGGCCAACGCGGTGAAACACGGCGTCGCGTTCGACGCTGCCGTGACGGTCTTCCTGGATCCCGACGCGCTCGACGGCCCCGATCTGGAGCACTCGTCGGCCGAATCGCGATTCCGCCGGCTTGGACGGGCTGCCGACGGACAGGTGCTCATCGTGGCCTATACGCTCAGGAGAAGTGGCGATGTCGAAACGATCCGGATCATCAGCGCCCGGCGGGCGAGCCGCCGCGAGCGGGCGGCGTACGCGGCGAGAAATTGA
- a CDS encoding AbrB/MazE/SpoVT family DNA-binding domain-containing protein has translation MATSTQIARWGNSLGLRLPRAVAAEARLGEGDTVEVSVKGGAIVVRPTRPTYSLADLVAKITPRNRHRECDWGPPAGDESW, from the coding sequence ATGGCAACATCAACACAGATTGCACGATGGGGCAACAGCTTGGGCCTGCGGCTGCCCAGAGCGGTGGCTGCCGAAGCCCGACTCGGCGAGGGAGACACCGTCGAGGTGTCGGTCAAGGGCGGCGCGATTGTCGTGCGTCCGACGCGGCCGACCTACTCGCTGGCGGATCTGGTAGCGAAGATCACCCCCCGGAACCGGCATCGCGAGTGTGATTGGGGGCCGCCGGCCGGCGACGAGTCGTGGTAG
- the mazF gene encoding endoribonuclease MazF, with the protein MVAKSYVPDAGDLVWLTFDPQAGHEQRGRRPALIVSPRAYNAKSRLALACPVTSHVKGYPFEVALPVGGRIAGVVLADHVKNLDWQARRVVFEAKAADDVLTEVRERLRALLGL; encoded by the coding sequence GTGGTAGCGAAATCGTACGTGCCAGATGCCGGCGATCTGGTCTGGCTGACCTTTGATCCGCAGGCGGGTCACGAGCAACGCGGGCGGCGTCCGGCGCTGATCGTATCGCCACGCGCGTACAACGCCAAGTCACGTCTGGCGCTGGCGTGTCCGGTCACCAGTCACGTCAAGGGCTATCCGTTCGAGGTCGCGCTGCCGGTCGGCGGACGCATTGCCGGCGTCGTCCTGGCGGATCACGTGAAGAACCTTGACTGGCAGGCACGACGAGTTGTGTTTGAGGCCAAAGCTGCAGACGACGTGCTCACCGAGGTTCGCGAGCGCTTGCGCGCATTGCTCGGCTTGTAG
- a CDS encoding winged helix DNA-binding domain-containing protein yields the protein MTLDDLRRAAVARSLFPPTTLQRALDALGFVQADPIRAPARAQDLTLRHRVTGYRAGDLERRYARLDVHEDVFVNYGFVTGAVRDLMHPRGGPPPWTRARGRRVRALLDFVRARGPVHPREVDEHFAHGTVTNYWGGRSSATTHLLEAMHYRGLLRVVRRDAGVRIYAAHEPDATPRDAATRRTRLDALVDVIVGTYAPLPAASLSSLVRRLRYAVPQWAGELERTLTRARRRLAHARVDGVDWYWPAGETFPVDAPHESVRLMAPFDPVVWDRRRFEILWGWAYRFEAYTPVPRRRLGYYALPLLWRDRVIGWANVSVKDGTLRSDVGYIASHPPHGPVYRRALEEELHRLGLFLGLEGLQ from the coding sequence GTGACCCTCGACGATCTGCGGCGGGCTGCCGTCGCGCGCAGCCTCTTCCCGCCGACCACCCTGCAGCGAGCGCTCGATGCCCTCGGCTTCGTACAGGCCGATCCCATCAGGGCTCCCGCCCGCGCGCAGGACCTCACCCTGCGTCACCGCGTCACGGGGTATCGCGCGGGCGACCTCGAGCGCCGCTACGCCCGCCTCGACGTCCACGAGGACGTCTTCGTGAACTACGGCTTTGTCACTGGCGCCGTGCGCGACCTGATGCACCCGCGCGGGGGTCCACCGCCCTGGACCCGGGCGCGCGGAAGGCGGGTGCGCGCGCTGCTCGACTTCGTACGGGCACGCGGCCCTGTGCACCCACGCGAGGTCGACGAGCACTTCGCGCACGGGACGGTCACCAACTACTGGGGCGGCCGCTCCAGCGCGACGACCCACCTGCTGGAGGCCATGCACTACCGTGGGCTGCTGCGGGTCGTCCGTCGCGACGCGGGCGTGCGGATCTACGCCGCGCACGAGCCCGACGCCACGCCGCGCGACGCCGCGACCCGCCGCACGCGCCTCGACGCGCTCGTGGACGTGATCGTCGGCACGTACGCGCCGCTGCCCGCGGCGAGCCTGTCGAGCCTGGTCAGACGCCTGCGCTACGCGGTGCCGCAGTGGGCGGGCGAGCTCGAACGCACGCTGACGCGCGCGCGGCGGCGGCTCGCGCACGCGCGCGTCGACGGCGTCGACTGGTACTGGCCGGCCGGGGAGACGTTCCCGGTTGATGCGCCGCACGAGTCGGTGCGCCTGATGGCGCCGTTCGATCCGGTCGTGTGGGACCGTCGCCGGTTCGAGATCCTCTGGGGCTGGGCCTATCGCTTCGAAGCGTACACGCCCGTGCCCCGGCGCAGGCTCGGCTACTACGCGCTGCCTCTGCTCTGGCGCGACCGGGTCATCGGGTGGGCGAACGTGTCGGTAAAGGACGGCACGCTGCGGTCGGACGTCGGCTACATCGCGTCGCACCCGCCGCACGGGCCGGTGTATCGACGCGCCCTCGAGGAGGAACTGCACCGCCTGGGCCTCTTTCTCGGGCTCGAAGGGCTTCAGTAG
- a CDS encoding ATP-binding protein: MSTVFLSYRRDDSEDITGEIAHALTDALGSAQIFWDQSRNRDGLLPGQTWRARLDEEIGRASIVLAIIGANWPGDSEGHTRRIDTPDDVVRQELELALIHTTYVIPVLVDIQPTQWRGMLPDTLKALEGLQCSTVHTGTSRATDIARLTSLVSDWLGSASPSGLRSYLAGWLQFRRWRATLRAKRDEFLEANSAPRTTWARDLDIRQRPWDNRLKSFGSNRRRLLILGPPGVGKTTYALQYLKERHAHADVVLPLRGSDLLSIASDAKSVWRVLRIAASRAFPAAHVDRLSEDCLAYMLRRCHVVLYVDDLHLAGRPEEILRELTAALEMEALAGRLLSVVAIGRADLSPSLQDPPQGGESSEVRYLLPFTPADAQTFLWSLCLNNGLTREQLREDADNIEAFRKPALSVPLFVVICAWLAARKGVPLRRILGLHSGGLFNLFLSELIQRSVTRSAATEVDRAFEQYATLAHDVWPNSEFIVPASIEDRVDTDSWTTNGLLERSVASRFLRSFPHPLVPDYLIAERMTRSSDFEWIRSRVKHPAIAGMVPFLGELLKRDDMPRLLMLDLTLGLDVLDWREQHLDGGRQDPAHVVWTTEATWSWMQQPKTGRAVDAGTWKRVARLLKRGRGNEIRKLCEGLPTPTGPGIQGLAHLDDDDADAKIEQWLVDGTDQGVFAQAVDTREVQQALLRLAGKNGCDGRFGEQLLAVARDRRGGLAKWFTEWLKQQAPGLSSRDLAALANWCGRDVLVALAYAVRDEPQSVRVEFSRRTPVIDGHVLIPPGEYRFRDGRKPAVIEHAMLVPTKRKRFAQNMSLQQVRALVDKGRGVRPERLMREPERDVLTNFYSHVPFSEGTELFRTLDGRLSIFATTGSSIFGSDAIEVERPMFFREITYAAEP, encoded by the coding sequence ATGTCGACGGTCTTCTTGAGCTATCGTCGTGACGATTCAGAGGACATCACAGGTGAGATCGCGCACGCGTTGACCGACGCGCTCGGCTCCGCCCAGATATTCTGGGACCAGAGCAGGAACAGAGACGGTCTCCTTCCAGGACAAACGTGGCGTGCGCGCCTCGACGAGGAGATCGGCAGGGCGTCCATCGTACTCGCGATCATCGGCGCGAATTGGCCGGGAGACAGCGAAGGACACACCCGTCGCATCGACACCCCAGATGATGTCGTCCGTCAAGAGCTGGAACTCGCGCTCATTCACACGACATACGTCATTCCGGTGCTCGTCGACATCCAGCCGACACAATGGCGCGGGATGCTTCCGGATACGCTCAAGGCCCTTGAAGGTCTCCAGTGCTCCACGGTCCACACTGGAACATCCCGTGCCACGGACATCGCGCGACTGACGTCGCTGGTCAGTGACTGGCTCGGCTCCGCCTCGCCATCCGGGTTGCGGTCGTACCTTGCTGGCTGGCTCCAGTTCCGACGGTGGCGGGCAACACTGAGAGCGAAGCGAGACGAGTTCCTGGAGGCCAACAGTGCACCACGGACGACCTGGGCGCGAGACCTGGACATCAGGCAGCGACCTTGGGACAACAGACTGAAGTCGTTCGGATCCAATCGGCGCAGACTGCTGATACTCGGCCCCCCTGGTGTTGGAAAGACGACGTACGCCCTTCAGTACTTGAAGGAGCGGCACGCGCATGCGGACGTTGTGCTGCCGCTTCGCGGCAGTGATCTCCTCTCGATCGCCAGCGATGCGAAATCCGTGTGGCGGGTGCTCCGTATTGCCGCATCTCGAGCCTTCCCGGCCGCACACGTCGATCGGCTCTCCGAGGACTGCCTGGCGTACATGTTGCGGCGCTGCCACGTCGTCCTATACGTCGACGATCTCCATCTGGCCGGTAGACCGGAAGAGATCCTGCGCGAGCTGACGGCGGCGCTCGAGATGGAAGCGTTGGCAGGACGACTCCTGTCGGTCGTTGCGATTGGCAGGGCCGACTTGTCTCCCTCACTGCAGGATCCGCCGCAGGGAGGCGAGTCTTCTGAGGTGCGGTACTTGTTGCCGTTCACGCCGGCCGACGCCCAGACGTTCCTGTGGAGCTTGTGCCTGAACAACGGTCTGACACGTGAGCAGCTGCGTGAGGATGCAGACAACATCGAGGCGTTCAGGAAGCCTGCCCTGAGCGTTCCGCTCTTTGTCGTCATCTGTGCGTGGCTCGCGGCGCGTAAGGGCGTACCTCTACGGCGTATCCTCGGTTTGCACTCGGGCGGTTTGTTCAACCTGTTTCTGTCGGAGCTGATTCAGCGCAGCGTCACGCGATCGGCTGCGACAGAGGTCGATCGCGCATTCGAGCAGTATGCGACGCTGGCCCACGACGTGTGGCCCAACTCCGAGTTCATCGTGCCAGCCAGTATCGAAGACCGGGTCGACACCGATTCCTGGACCACGAACGGGCTCCTTGAACGGTCTGTGGCATCCAGGTTCCTTCGGTCGTTCCCGCATCCGCTGGTTCCCGACTACCTGATCGCCGAACGCATGACACGTTCGTCAGACTTCGAATGGATTCGCAGCCGAGTCAAGCACCCAGCTATCGCGGGCATGGTCCCGTTTCTGGGCGAGTTACTGAAGAGAGATGACATGCCTCGGCTTCTGATGCTGGACCTCACGCTCGGGCTCGACGTTCTTGACTGGCGTGAACAGCATCTGGACGGTGGTCGGCAGGACCCGGCACACGTGGTGTGGACCACTGAGGCCACGTGGTCGTGGATGCAGCAGCCGAAGACGGGCCGCGCCGTCGACGCCGGCACCTGGAAGAGAGTTGCCCGTCTGCTGAAGCGAGGTCGGGGAAACGAGATTAGAAAGCTGTGCGAGGGTCTGCCGACACCGACAGGGCCAGGCATCCAAGGCCTTGCACACCTCGACGACGATGATGCGGATGCCAAGATCGAGCAGTGGTTGGTGGATGGAACCGATCAGGGGGTGTTCGCTCAGGCGGTAGACACCAGGGAGGTACAGCAAGCGCTTCTCAGACTTGCGGGGAAGAACGGCTGTGATGGCAGGTTTGGAGAGCAGTTGCTCGCGGTCGCTCGTGACCGGCGTGGTGGCCTGGCGAAATGGTTCACTGAATGGCTGAAGCAACAGGCCCCTGGACTGTCCAGCAGAGACCTCGCGGCTCTGGCCAATTGGTGTGGTCGCGATGTGCTGGTCGCGCTCGCCTATGCGGTTCGAGATGAGCCTCAGTCTGTCCGAGTGGAGTTCAGCCGTCGAACCCCGGTGATCGATGGCCACGTGTTGATTCCGCCCGGTGAGTACAGGTTTCGCGACGGAAGGAAGCCCGCAGTCATCGAACACGCGATGCTCGTGCCGACGAAGCGCAAGAGGTTCGCACAGAACATGAGCCTCCAGCAGGTTAGAGCACTAGTCGACAAAGGCAGGGGTGTCAGGCCCGAAAGACTGATGCGGGAACCAGAGCGCGACGTACTCACGAACTTCTATTCGCACGTGCCGTTCTCGGAAGGCACTGAGCTCTTCAGGACTCTGGATGGTCGGTTGAGCATCTTTGCGACAACCGGAAGTTCGATATTCGGCTCTGATGCCATCGAAGTCGAGCGTCCGATGTTCTTCAGAGAGATTACATACGCCGCTGAACCGTGA